The Bacteroidetes Order II. bacterium DNA segment GGTACCATAGATGCCGATTTTCGGGGCGAGGTAAAAGTGCTACTCATCAATTTTGGTAAAGAGCCTTTTATTATTCATCGTGGAGACCGGATCGCCCAAATGGTTATTGCCCCCTATTCCGTCGCTTCTTGGCAGTTTGTTTCACCGTTGGACGAAACACCTCGTGGCGAGGGTGGATTCGGCCATACGGGTATATAACATAATCGGATTCAACAAATGGAAGAATCTGTTAAACAATTGGATTTAGGCCGTTTTTGGACGGCTCCGAATATATTGAGCATCAGTCGTGCGGTGGTGGTAATCCCTATTATGTACCTCATCATGACACAAGGACCCATTTCTTGGCTGGCGGGATGTGTGTTATGGGGCATCGCATCCGATTGGTTAGACGGTCAGGTGGCCCGTTGGACGAATACGGTATCCGGCTGGGGAAAGGTATTGGATCCCTTGGCCGATAAAGTGGCCGCGATTGGGATTGTTTTTGCATTGGTTTGGGTGGGTGCCGTACCTCTCTGGTTAATGGTGATTGTGGCTGCAAGAGACCTCCTCATTGTTTCGGGGGGTATTTTGTTATCCCGAAAAATTGGCGAAGTGGCAATGAGCATTTGGACAGGGAAAGTAGCGGTTACGGTTCTCTCACTTATGGTGCTTTCGGCGATTCTGAAGGTACATCCGGCCATCACCCTCATCTATACCCAAACCGCCGCTGCGCTTTTCATCTATTCCTTTTTCCTGTATGCGCTTCGGGTATGGGGCTATGTCCGAACGGGAAAAGATGCCACCTTCGGCCAACTATTGGATGCATACGCCAACGAAATTACAGTGGCTTTGCTTGCAACCTTTATGTACCTAAGCCCAGCCCAACAGTTTGAGGCCCTTTTACCTGCCTTCATGTGGCTCTCTTGGGCCTGTGTAATGACCTGCATTTTGTTTGGTTGGAATGCGTTTAAAAGAAGGCAGCGGATATTTTACCCCAATGTTTTACATCTTCCCGTAGCAACAACTTTTTTGTATGCACTATACCTGATGTTAGAGCCTGATGCAGAAGTAGTACGATACGGCCAATGGCTTATTTTGGGCTTGATGGCCTATGCCTACTTTCTTTTTATCATTGCTTCTTTTTGGCGCTATAAGCCCTTAGAGTATATTCAAAAAACAGTCCCTCCCACACAAGAACCCTCCACCAAACATGATTGAGTGGTTTCGTATAAATATTTCTGGCGACCATGCCGAGGAATTACTGATTTCAATGGCCATTCTGGTCGTTGGTTGGGTGATCCGTAAATTGACAGGTGAGGTTTTGATTCGTAAGATCGAAGACCCACACCATCGGTTCACCATCAACCGTCGTGTGGGCCGAAGCCTAGCAATTGCCACATTGGTGCTGGTGGTGGCCATCTGGTTTCCAAACCTGAAAGAAATTGTGGCGATCCTGTCCCTTTTTGGTGCGGGTTTGGCCATCGTCAACCGAGAAGTGATCCTAAGTATGGTGGCATGGCTACACATCATTACCCGCCAACCCTATGGTGTGGGCGACCGTATTGAACTTAATGGTGTTTCTGGAGATGTTATTGACATCAGTTTATTGGTCACCACCATGATGGAAACCCGTGAATGGGTACAAGGAGACCAAAGCACCGGACGCATTATGCGAATCCCGAATAACTGGGTTTTCCTCTATGCCGTCAAAAACTACACCCAAGGGTTCGAATATATTTGGAACGAGCTTTCGGTTACGGTTTCTGATAAAAGTGATTGGAATATGGCACGGGAGATCATGATGTCTCTGGCGCAAGAATCATCGTTTATCGTAGAACATCAAGTTAAATCCCAACTCAAAACCATGACGCAGGAATACTTGGTTTATTACAGTACGCTTACACCTTTTGTTTATGTTGCTACGAACGAACGTGGCATCCAGCTAACCCTCCGATATTTATGCAAAGTCCGAAACAGGCGAGGAAGCGAACACGCCATTATGCTTCGTATCTTGGAGGAATTTGCCAAAAACCCGTCCATTGAGATGGTATTTTTTAAATAGCCTAAACCAATAACCTCCCATGGGATTTTTTGATCGGTTCAAAAAGCGTGATAATGAAAATTTAGAACAAGGCCTGGAAAAAACCAGAACGTCTTTTCTTGGAAAGCTCAACACCATGATCCGAGGTAAGGACAAGGTGGACGAAGAAGTGTTGGATGAACTCGAAGGTATTTTGGTAACCAGCGATGTGGGGGTTAAAACCACCATCGAAATCATCCAAAAAATTGAAGAGCGGGTGGCCCGAGACAAATACGTGAATACTGCCGACCTAAACGGCATCATTCGTTCGGAAGTGGCAGAGCTTCTGCTTGGTTCCACCTCCGAACGTCCGGCAGATTTTGAGGCCCCACTTCCCCATAAGCCACATGTCATCATGGTTGTTGGGGTGAATGGGGTTGGTAAAACTACCTCCATTGGTAAAATGGCTTATCGCTATAAAGAAGCCGGAAAACAAGTCGTTTTGGGCGCTGCAGATACTTTCCGTGCTGCAGCAACCGAACAGTTGGGGATTTGGGCAGACCGTGTGGGCGTCCCCATCATCAAACAAGGACAGGGCGCAGACCCAGCTGCAGTAGCTTTTGACACGCTGGCTTCCGCCAAGAAGCAACAGGCAGATGTGGTTCTGATTGATACGGCTGGTCGGCTTCACAACAAAGGTGGCCTGATGGATGAACTCTCCAAAGTAAAACGGGTGATGGATCGTCAGATACCGGGCGCTCCACACGAGGTGTTGCTGGTTTTAGATGCCTCGGTTGGTCAGAATGCCTTACGTCAAGCCGAAGAATTTACCAAAAGCGTGGAAGTGACGGGCTTAGTTCTAACCAAGCTTGATGGAACCGCCAAAGGGGGAATTGTCATTTGTATCTCTAACGAGTTTAATGTACCGGTGAAGTATATTGGCGTTGGCGAAAAAGTGGAAGACCTTCAGGTTTTTGATAAACGCACTTTTGTCGAAAAGATATTTGTTTAGGCCTGTCAGACCCATTCAGCAGGTTAATTCGACGGCTCGACTTTCGCAAAAAACCGTTCTTACACTAGTGACCTCCCTACGGCGCCAAAGTTTGTAATTTCCTTTTGGAAACGAATCAGCACCTTCCCAATTTTTTCTTGGTGGAACCATGATGAGAATACTTTCGCTTCGAAACGCCTTATTGTTTGTGTTACTGGCGCCAGTACTTGCCGTTACCAGTACCGCACAAAGTGTTCCGGAATTTGATGTGGACTACGTGAGTACGCGAACAAATCGTACAGACCGAACTAAGGTAGATTTTTTTACCAAAATCGCGTTGAACCAGCTCAAATTTCTGAGTCGCAGCGGACAATTTGTGGGGCAATACGAAGTCACAACAGAGGTTTTTGAAACCAATAGCAAAGGACAGGCCATACGGAAGGTTCTGAGCAATAATTGGGACCGAACTGTGCAAATTAAAAACTACGCAGAAACGCAAAGTGATCAGATATTTGATTTGACCACCAACTCATTGGAGCTACAGCCGGGTAGCATGATGGGGCAAGTGACCATCGAAGACAAAAATTCTGGCAAAACCTTTGTCCGCGAATTTGCTTTATTGGTTCGCGGATTTGGTGCAGAAAACAAACCTGTCACCATGAGTGATCTCTCGTTGGTAGATGACTACAGCCCGAACCGCACCAACTTTACGCCTAATGTTTCAAACACATTGGGCAGCGACCGGAGCGAAGCCATTTTTTACTTCGACGTATTTGCGAAAGAATCCATTTCTTTAACCGTTTCGTATAGCGTGCAACAACTCAAAAACTCTGCCCGCCGTCCTTCGGTTCGCAATCTTTTGAATTTCCGTCCAGATGGATCCAACTTAGAAACCGTAGGTGTGGCCAACTGGAATTCCAAACCACTCCGAGTGAAACCTGGTGAAAATTCGGGTGTAGTGAATATCCCTTTGAAAGACCTTAAAGCCGGGGCATATCAAATAAATGTGTTATTAAAAGGTGAAAAAGGCGAGACTTATGATGCTGCCGCCAAAGTCTTCCATATCCAATGGATGGGCTTAGATCAACAACTGAATGATATAGATCGTGCGATTTCCCAACTACGTTATATTGCCAAAGAAAACGAAATTTCTCAGATCCGTAGCCAACCTACGCCTGCCAAACGGGCCGACATGTTTATGGATTTCTGGCGAAAGCGCGATCCAACGCCCGGTACCAAACGGAACGAGGCGATGGAAGAGTATTATTACCGAATTTTCCATGTAAACCGAAATTTTGGACGTTTTAATGATGGATGGCAGACCGACCAAGGCGAGGTGTATGTCCGATTTGGAGAACCCACGTTCATTCAAAAACACCCATACAATTTTGGATCTGCCCAAGCATACGAAGTTTGGTACTATGAAAACATCGGAAAAAAATTTATTTTTATAGATAAATCCGGTGTAGGAGACTATAAATTACTAAGACCTATATGGGATGAGCGGAATCGGATGTAATAATGGCTGAGTTATATCCGTATTTTGGTCAACTCATTTCGGAGAAAGGGCGCTGGTGCTCCAGTTGGGCACGGGGGCCCTTTTTTAATTTTGAGAGAACCAAGCTGCACAAAGATTGGAACAAACCTTCACACCATGCTGTAATCAAACGAAACGGGTTTCAGCACCATCCAAAAACCAAATAAGCAGTTAGCCTTTTTTCTTTGTCAACAAAAGGTTATCTTCTATTGAAGATTAGATGTGTTCCTTCACTACCCTCTTTTAACAAACCCAATTAAATATGTTACGCGTACCGAATATGCGCAGCATGATGGTTTACTCCATCATCGCCCTCTTCTTGGCTACTTCCTTTTCATTTGCCCAGACGACACCAAAGACCGTTGACAAAAACATCATCCGGTTGAATATCCTACAAATAAATGACGTCTATGAATTGGCTCCCATCAGCGGTTATGGCGGTTTGGCGCGGGTTGCGGGCCTAAAAAAGCAATTGCGTGCCCAGAATGGAAATACATTACTGATGATTGCGGGTGATTTTTTCAGCCCTTCAGCACTTGGAACGGCAAAAGTGAATGACGAGAGACTCATGGGCAAACAAATTGTGGCCACGTTCAACACCATAGGATTGGATTATGCCACCTTTGGGAACCACGAATTTGACATTACCGAGGAGCAATTCAAAGCCCGGATGTCTGAGTCGAAGTTTAATTGGGTATCCTCGAACGTTACAAACCAGAACCTGCAACCATTCCCCAAAGTCCCCACTTCGCAAATCATTCGGATACAAAATCAATTTGGCCGCATGATGAAAGTAGGTCTTTTTGGTGTAACGATAGATAGCAATAAAAAGCCATACGTAGCCTACCAAGACTATATGGAGAAGGCACAGGAACAAGTGGCCATTCTCCGACCCCAAGTGGATGTTTTGATTGCACTTACGCATCTTGATATAGCCGATGACATTCGTTTGGCCGAAACCCTTCCTCAGATAGACCTCATCATGGGCGGGCACGAGCATGAAAACATACTAGTACGGCGTGGATTGGATCTTACCCCGATTGCGAAGGCCGACGCCAATGCCCGTTCTGCTTATGTACACCGAATCACCTACAACCGAGCCACAAAAAAACTTTCTATAAGTCATGAACTCAAAATCTTAGATGCTTCTATTCCGAGTGATCCAGCTACTGAGTTGGAAGTCAATAAATGGATTGAAGCAGGATTTGCAGGATTCCGGGCAGAAGGCTTCGAGCCGCAGCGCACGGTTGTCACCACCAATGAATCTTTGGATGGCCGCGAGGTTTCTGTACGGAACTATCCGGGCACCATGGGTACCAGAATTGCCGATGCCATGCGTGCGGTGGTTCCAAACGCAGATTGTGCCTTATTGAATGGCGGCTCCATTCGGATTGACGACGTTGTGAATCCAGGACCATTGGTGGAATACGACATCATCCGTATCCTGCCTTTTGGAGGACAAGTGCTTTCCAATACCATGAAGGGGGGCCTACTTAAAAAAGTTCTCCTGCAAGGCTTGGCCAATAAAGGGAAAGGAGGATTTCTGCATCATAGTGGCATTACCCGCGACGGTGAAAACTGGTTGATCAATGGTTCGCCTTTAGAGGAAAATAAAACCTATACTGTTGCCATGTCGGACTTTTTAGTATCTGGGCGTGAAACGGGCTTGGATTATCTGAAAGAAGGAAATCCAGACTTAAAAATTGGTGCCAAACATGGTGACATCCGTTTGGCCTTGATTAGCGAATTAAAACGGGTTTACGGACAAAATTGATGTCGCGTACCTAAGTGAAAGACGAAAAAAGGGCTGCCTCGTGATAGGAGACAGCCCTTTTTCAGCTCAGAATACTGCAGAAGCACGGCAGCGGTGGGTTACGTGTTTCCGGAAGGAATGGGGCGGTTGGTATTGAGGACGCCTTTTCAGGTTACCTGCCATCCGAAAGAAGAACCAGATCTCCTTCAGACAATTGAAAATTCGTTTATCAACACCTTTTCCCCGTCCTTTCTTCGATGAACCCCCTCATTTTTTCGACGAAACCGCCTTCTTGTTCGTTAAAACAAGCTATTAGCGCCTCACCACCATTCGCAACGATTTCGCAGCCGAAGCCGTTTCCATCCGGACAAAGTATAAGCCATTGGGTAATTTCTCGGTATTTAGCGACAACCGATGCTCCCCAGAATCAAAAAGCGTATCATTGGTTATGGTCTTCACTTTTCGGCCCAGCACGTCATATAGTGCGACCCGAATCTGTTCGCTCTGTGCCAACTTGAACGAAATTGTCGCCTGTGCCTGAACCGGGTTGGGATAGACCGACAAGAGGCCTGTTTCCATCGGAACCTGATCTTCTTCAATTCCAACACTTGAACCTGAAACCGTTACACGAGCATAATGGGTGCCCCCAACCCCATCTCCAACCACATAAAAGAATTGATCATTGCCGGAAAGTCCCTGATTAAATATATATTGCAAACGCCCATCAGGTTGCCAAATCAGTTTCCCCTTCTGTGCCCCAAAGACCCCCAAAACCCTTAAGCGGTCAGCATCAGGATCGCGGTCGTTGTCTAATACATTGATCGTATATGAATGATCTTTTTGGAGTACAAGTACGTCCTCTTTGGCGATTGGGGCGGAATTGGTTACTGGATTAAGGACAAATGCACGGGTCTGGCCATTTAAAAGACCATAGCCCACAATGGCTCCGTTCCTATTAACATCTCTCGCCTCCTTCAATACCCATCCCGAATTGGCCGGAATAAGGCTATTGAGGTCGAAGGTTTGGTCATCCAACCATAATACCGCTCTTGTACTCAGTGCTGCGGTGGTATAGAATTTTTCCATCCGGCCAGAGAAAGCCACTTGATGTGGATGGATGTCTGGGAGCAAGCGGTCTGCATG contains these protein-coding regions:
- a CDS encoding bifunctional metallophosphatase/5'-nucleotidase codes for the protein MLRVPNMRSMMVYSIIALFLATSFSFAQTTPKTVDKNIIRLNILQINDVYELAPISGYGGLARVAGLKKQLRAQNGNTLLMIAGDFFSPSALGTAKVNDERLMGKQIVATFNTIGLDYATFGNHEFDITEEQFKARMSESKFNWVSSNVTNQNLQPFPKVPTSQIIRIQNQFGRMMKVGLFGVTIDSNKKPYVAYQDYMEKAQEQVAILRPQVDVLIALTHLDIADDIRLAETLPQIDLIMGGHEHENILVRRGLDLTPIAKADANARSAYVHRITYNRATKKLSISHELKILDASIPSDPATELEVNKWIEAGFAGFRAEGFEPQRTVVTTNESLDGREVSVRNYPGTMGTRIADAMRAVVPNADCALLNGGSIRIDDVVNPGPLVEYDIIRILPFGGQVLSNTMKGGLLKKVLLQGLANKGKGGFLHHSGITRDGENWLINGSPLEENKTYTVAMSDFLVSGRETGLDYLKEGNPDLKIGAKHGDIRLALISELKRVYGQN
- the ftsY gene encoding signal recognition particle-docking protein FtsY, producing the protein MGFFDRFKKRDNENLEQGLEKTRTSFLGKLNTMIRGKDKVDEEVLDELEGILVTSDVGVKTTIEIIQKIEERVARDKYVNTADLNGIIRSEVAELLLGSTSERPADFEAPLPHKPHVIMVVGVNGVGKTTSIGKMAYRYKEAGKQVVLGAADTFRAAATEQLGIWADRVGVPIIKQGQGADPAAVAFDTLASAKKQQADVVLIDTAGRLHNKGGLMDELSKVKRVMDRQIPGAPHEVLLVLDASVGQNALRQAEEFTKSVEVTGLVLTKLDGTAKGGIVICISNEFNVPVKYIGVGEKVEDLQVFDKRTFVEKIFV
- a CDS encoding mechanosensitive ion channel family protein, which gives rise to MIEWFRINISGDHAEELLISMAILVVGWVIRKLTGEVLIRKIEDPHHRFTINRRVGRSLAIATLVLVVAIWFPNLKEIVAILSLFGAGLAIVNREVILSMVAWLHIITRQPYGVGDRIELNGVSGDVIDISLLVTTMMETREWVQGDQSTGRIMRIPNNWVFLYAVKNYTQGFEYIWNELSVTVSDKSDWNMAREIMMSLAQESSFIVEHQVKSQLKTMTQEYLVYYSTLTPFVYVATNERGIQLTLRYLCKVRNRRGSEHAIMLRILEEFAKNPSIEMVFFK
- a CDS encoding CDP-alcohol phosphatidyltransferase family protein translates to MEESVKQLDLGRFWTAPNILSISRAVVVIPIMYLIMTQGPISWLAGCVLWGIASDWLDGQVARWTNTVSGWGKVLDPLADKVAAIGIVFALVWVGAVPLWLMVIVAARDLLIVSGGILLSRKIGEVAMSIWTGKVAVTVLSLMVLSAILKVHPAITLIYTQTAAALFIYSFFLYALRVWGYVRTGKDATFGQLLDAYANEITVALLATFMYLSPAQQFEALLPAFMWLSWACVMTCILFGWNAFKRRQRIFYPNVLHLPVATTFLYALYLMLEPDAEVVRYGQWLILGLMAYAYFLFIIASFWRYKPLEYIQKTVPPTQEPSTKHD
- a CDS encoding GWxTD domain-containing protein, coding for MMRILSLRNALLFVLLAPVLAVTSTAQSVPEFDVDYVSTRTNRTDRTKVDFFTKIALNQLKFLSRSGQFVGQYEVTTEVFETNSKGQAIRKVLSNNWDRTVQIKNYAETQSDQIFDLTTNSLELQPGSMMGQVTIEDKNSGKTFVREFALLVRGFGAENKPVTMSDLSLVDDYSPNRTNFTPNVSNTLGSDRSEAIFYFDVFAKESISLTVSYSVQQLKNSARRPSVRNLLNFRPDGSNLETVGVANWNSKPLRVKPGENSGVVNIPLKDLKAGAYQINVLLKGEKGETYDAAAKVFHIQWMGLDQQLNDIDRAISQLRYIAKENEISQIRSQPTPAKRADMFMDFWRKRDPTPGTKRNEAMEEYYYRIFHVNRNFGRFNDGWQTDQGEVYVRFGEPTFIQKHPYNFGSAQAYEVWYYENIGKKFIFIDKSGVGDYKLLRPIWDERNRM